The proteins below come from a single Mucilaginibacter mali genomic window:
- a CDS encoding DUF2188 domain-containing protein produces the protein MPWYNGDYPPSYKNQPKYLRDKATEIANEVLKTTGNEGEAIATGLKQARIHFEHHPEEIPKKQEITCLRR, from the coding sequence ATGCCCTGGTACAACGGCGATTATCCGCCATCTTATAAGAACCAACCCAAATATCTGCGGGATAAAGCGACCGAGATCGCCAACGAGGTATTGAAAACGACCGGCAATGAAGGCGAGGCGATCGCGACCGGTTTGAAGCAGGCACGCATTCATTTTGAGCATCACCCGGAAGAAATTCCAAAAAAACAAGAAATAACATGCCTTCGGCGGTGA
- a CDS encoding KTSC domain-containing protein, protein MPSAVIKSYRYDGDTQIFEVVYHSGKVYHYLNVPESEYRLFKATMVKGIWFNRHIKNKYAFKEVTPGLNQTDLFTT, encoded by the coding sequence ATGCCTTCGGCGGTGATCAAATCCTATCGATATGATGGGGATACACAGATCTTTGAGGTCGTCTATCATTCAGGAAAGGTATATCATTATTTAAATGTGCCGGAAAGCGAATACCGCCTGTTCAAAGCAACGATGGTTAAAGGCATTTGGTTCAACCGGCATATTAAAAATAAGTATGCGTTCAAAGAAGTGACGCCGGGATTAAATCAAACCGACCTGTTTACAACCTAG